A single region of the Sulfurimonas sp. genome encodes:
- a CDS encoding MFS transporter translates to MDKFSNHIKNILHGFFLAIGTTIAEPSTILPLIVNYFGGSSMLVGFFAALLRGGAIVVQLFAAFHAQSYQLMMPYLRRIFFIRFLSWFLIGVAITVFGENYPNITLASIGFGLFMFSFSAGFAAIYFREIMAKIFSHKFRGKTMAYRQFFSGAGGLLSGALAAWILESFEAPQSYGYLFIISSFIMGLGYLAFALVDEPIKEQTSKKEGSFRDFLHNSYALLKADKRLQFQTATFLLAYGYLIALPFIILDAQQKINLDGIAIGSLITTQMVGAMLSNFLWGSLSGRGKDKLTAIISIFLQLVAISTAFNASSLFEYTVIFFLIGASMDGNRIASSNLILKIAPADKRPVYIALQMNIVSLGMFFSIAGGVILHYLNYNILYGSSIAVLLGALFLSFKLEVPSRD, encoded by the coding sequence ATGGATAAATTTTCCAACCATATAAAAAATATCCTGCATGGCTTTTTTTTGGCAATCGGCACGACGATTGCCGAACCATCAACGATTTTACCGCTTATCGTAAACTACTTTGGCGGCAGCTCTATGCTTGTAGGGTTCTTTGCGGCGCTTCTTCGCGGAGGAGCGATAGTAGTGCAACTTTTTGCAGCTTTTCATGCACAAAGTTATCAGTTGATGATGCCTTATCTTCGTCGAATCTTTTTTATCAGATTTTTATCATGGTTTTTAATAGGTGTCGCAATTACCGTCTTTGGTGAAAACTATCCGAATATAACACTTGCTTCTATCGGTTTTGGCTTGTTTATGTTCTCATTTAGCGCCGGTTTTGCCGCAATATATTTCAGGGAGATTATGGCAAAGATTTTTAGTCATAAATTTCGCGGAAAAACTATGGCGTATCGGCAGTTTTTTAGCGGTGCGGGAGGACTTTTAAGCGGAGCTTTGGCTGCTTGGATTTTAGAATCGTTTGAAGCGCCGCAAAGTTACGGGTATCTCTTTATAATCAGCTCGTTTATTATGGGGCTTGGGTATTTGGCATTTGCTTTGGTGGATGAACCGATAAAAGAGCAAACTTCAAAAAAAGAGGGTTCGTTTAGAGATTTTTTACATAACTCATACGCACTTTTAAAAGCAGACAAGCGACTTCAGTTTCAAACTGCAACTTTTCTTTTGGCTTACGGCTATCTTATCGCTCTGCCGTTTATAATTTTAGATGCACAGCAAAAGATAAATCTTGACGGTATAGCAATCGGCTCTTTGATTACGACTCAAATGGTCGGTGCCATGCTTAGCAATTTTTTGTGGGGGAGTCTTAGCGGTAGAGGAAAAGATAAACTTACCGCAATAATTTCTATATTTCTTCAATTGGTTGCCATATCGACGGCGTTTAATGCATCTTCGTTATTTGAATATACGGTTATTTTCTTTTTAATAGGTGCTTCAATGGACGGCAATCGCATAGCATCAAGCAATCTTATACTTAAAATCGCTCCTGCGGATAAAAGACCCGTATATATCGCTCTTCAGATGAATATAGTCTCTCTGGGGATGTTTTTCTCAATTGCGGGAGGAGTGATTTTGCACTATTTAAACTATAATATTTTATACGGAAGTTCCATTGCAGTGCTTCTTGGAGCGCTCTTTTTATCTTTTAAGCTAGAGGTGCCATCAAGAGATTAA
- a CDS encoding glycosyl transferase — translation MDFFKYIHAVGTGVKGNRDLTLAESKEMMESVLKQEVHGEQIAAFLLGWRLKPETTDEFRGVVEACDSFIKKTTVPNTIELGYPFDGKVNNPFMFPLVGKILENSGLGLVVVGDDLAPAKAGITLKEVATNIELNKNIHYFDRADFFKEMHDLTGIRMRLGLRTGFNTIEKITGVASSEFAITGVFHKPFVKKYVEVFSHRYKRFALIQGNEGTPELFSKGRLWIAEGDDVKEFIIDPAYYGINYTKSWEKITLDESIEQLNNPSEEFLKLARLNAAVYLFVAQKASSIDEAFEKLNG, via the coding sequence ATGGATTTTTTTAAGTATATTCACGCGGTGGGAACAGGTGTTAAGGGAAATAGAGATTTAACTCTTGCCGAGTCAAAAGAGATGATGGAGTCTGTTTTAAAACAAGAAGTTCACGGTGAACAGATAGCCGCATTTTTGCTCGGATGGAGATTAAAACCTGAGACAACGGATGAGTTTAGGGGAGTTGTCGAAGCGTGCGATTCGTTTATCAAAAAAACAACCGTGCCAAATACGATAGAGCTTGGATATCCTTTTGACGGAAAAGTAAATAACCCTTTTATGTTTCCTTTAGTCGGAAAAATTTTAGAGAATTCAGGACTGGGTCTTGTCGTCGTCGGAGATGATTTGGCACCGGCAAAAGCAGGAATAACCCTAAAAGAGGTTGCAACAAATATAGAACTGAATAAAAATATTCACTATTTTGACAGAGCTGACTTTTTTAAAGAGATGCATGATTTAACAGGCATACGCATGAGGCTCGGTCTTCGAACGGGTTTTAACACTATCGAAAAAATAACGGGTGTTGCTTCCAGCGAGTTTGCAATTACAGGTGTTTTTCATAAACCGTTTGTAAAAAAATATGTTGAGGTTTTTTCTCATAGATATAAAAGATTTGCTCTTATTCAAGGAAATGAAGGCACTCCTGAGCTTTTTAGTAAAGGTCGCTTGTGGATTGCAGAGGGAGATGATGTTAAAGAGTTTATAATTGATCCTGCGTATTACGGTATAAACTACACAAAATCTTGGGAAAAAATAACTCTTGACGAGTCGATAGAACAGCTAAATAATCCATCAGAAGAGTTTTTAAAATTAGCACGGTTAAATGCAGCCGTTTACCTTTTTGTAGCACAAAAAGCTTCTAGTATAGATGAAGCTTTTGAAAAATTAAATGGATAA
- a CDS encoding bifunctional precorrin-2 dehydrogenase/sirohydrochlorin ferrochelatase, whose amino-acid sequence MSYFPAFLKLDNKKILIVGGGHIAYEKLEHLLDFTSDISIIALDFSQDMKRVIEENNLNFEKRGYQKGDIKDFAVVIVAVDDIPLQAEIFAESKQHNCLCNSVDSVEYCDFIFPSYIKKDDLTIAISTSGASPAMAKHLKIYLQNLIPSSISDFLQEMKELRRTLPKGKERMKMLDKKAQDYIRSWSK is encoded by the coding sequence ATGAGTTATTTCCCCGCTTTTTTAAAACTAGACAATAAAAAAATTCTAATTGTCGGCGGCGGACACATAGCTTATGAAAAGTTGGAACATCTTTTAGATTTTACTTCCGATATCTCTATAATCGCTCTTGATTTTTCTCAAGATATGAAAAGAGTTATAGAAGAAAATAATCTAAATTTTGAAAAAAGAGGCTATCAAAAGGGCGATATTAAGGATTTTGCCGTCGTTATTGTCGCCGTTGACGATATTCCTCTTCAAGCAGAGATATTTGCCGAATCAAAACAGCATAATTGCCTTTGCAACTCTGTTGATTCAGTCGAGTATTGTGATTTTATATTTCCGTCTTATATAAAAAAAGATGATTTGACGATTGCTATTTCAACATCGGGAGCATCTCCCGCAATGGCAAAGCACTTGAAAATATACCTTCAAAATCTTATTCCCTCAAGTATAAGTGATTTTCTGCAAGAGATGAAAGAGTTAAGAAGAACTTTGCCAAAAGGCAAAGAGAGAATGAAAATGCTTGATAAAAAAGCACAAGATTATATAAGAAGTTGGAGTAAATAA
- the mtnK gene encoding S-methyl-5-thioribose kinase has translation MNYKVLDAGSIVEYISNVKSVMDYFGSDEIRADEIGDGNLNYVYKISSIVTPQKALIVKQAVPFLRCVGEDFPLSRQRMTYEIRALQKFYAIFPSFVPKIHYASEEMSLVVMDYLGSHIIMRKGLIDRVKYKNFSEHISTYMAATLFYTSSLYLSSSDKRELIGRFNGNTELCKLTEDLVFSFPFMEHETNDNINVKDNQEAKKLFLDMEFKERVLELKYKFMTQSDALVHGDLHTGSIMINEKETYVIDPEFAFVGPFGFDVGALLANFVNNYIHHSVVTKDKDFQEWLLVTIKEVLEKFGEKFLNLWKEYRNSALLVDGYLDESTLQKYKERFVKNILRESVGFAGCKMARRVYGVAGVAEIRGIEDRALRAEAEKTALKIAREFVIKHDKIQSLDEILEIIKNAG, from the coding sequence ATGAATTATAAAGTATTGGATGCGGGTAGTATAGTTGAGTATATTTCAAATGTAAAAAGCGTTATGGATTATTTTGGTTCCGACGAAATAAGAGCCGATGAGATTGGTGATGGCAATCTAAATTATGTTTACAAAATAAGCTCTATTGTAACTCCTCAAAAAGCTCTGATTGTCAAACAGGCGGTACCGTTTCTTAGATGTGTAGGCGAGGATTTTCCGCTTAGCAGACAGAGGATGACCTACGAAATAAGAGCTTTGCAAAAATTTTATGCTATTTTTCCGAGTTTTGTTCCTAAAATACATTATGCAAGCGAAGAGATGAGCTTGGTTGTTATGGATTATCTAGGCAGTCACATAATTATGAGAAAAGGGCTTATCGATAGAGTAAAATATAAAAATTTCAGCGAGCATATCTCAACCTATATGGCGGCAACGCTTTTTTACACATCCTCTTTATATCTTAGCAGCAGTGACAAAAGAGAGCTGATAGGCAGATTTAACGGCAATACCGAGCTGTGTAAACTGACGGAGGATTTAGTTTTTAGCTTTCCTTTTATGGAGCATGAAACCAACGATAATATAAATGTAAAAGATAACCAAGAAGCAAAAAAACTTTTTTTAGATATGGAGTTTAAAGAGAGAGTTTTGGAGCTAAAGTACAAGTTTATGACGCAAAGCGATGCACTTGTTCACGGGGATCTGCATACGGGCTCTATCATGATAAACGAGAAAGAGACCTATGTTATAGACCCTGAGTTTGCGTTCGTCGGTCCGTTTGGTTTTGATGTCGGGGCGCTTTTGGCAAATTTTGTAAACAACTATATTCATCATAGCGTTGTTACAAAAGATAAAGATTTTCAAGAGTGGCTTTTGGTGACTATTAAAGAGGTGTTAGAGAAATTTGGCGAGAAGTTTTTAAATCTTTGGAAAGAGTATAGAAATTCTGCACTTTTGGTCGATGGGTATCTCGATGAAAGTACGCTTCAAAAGTATAAAGAGAGATTTGTAAAAAACATTTTAAGAGAGAGTGTCGGATTTGCGGGCTGCAAGATGGCAAGAAGAGTTTATGGTGTTGCAGGAGTTGCGGAGATAAGAGGGATAGAGGATAGAGCGCTTAGAGCTGAAGCCGAGAAGACGGCTCTAAAAATTGCCAGAGAGTTTGTAATAAAGCACGACAAGATACAGAGCTTAGATGAGATATTGGAGATTATAAAAAATGCAGGGTAA
- a CDS encoding Lrp/AsnC family transcriptional regulator, which produces MKDEILSRIQKKFPLVERPFKEIADELNMSEDEVLSILQEQKKSNIIRQTSPIFDTKRLGYVSSLVAFKIPPQMISDAVKIINSHPGISHNYERNHDFNIWFTVAVSPNSKLGLEKTVEILAEATGAEDYIILPTLKLFKINVKLNTTGKDEKKEEVKRVKHTDIELTPLHHAVIRYAQYDIDMVEEPFKKIIDTLGIDYNTFFGILNELQEAGVMRRFASILNHRKAGFSANAMVVWDVDEENGESIGEKAAAFSAVSHCYLRPKYPNWQYNLFTMVHGKTTEETNEIIKEMAQEIEAKSYMPLYSSREFKKVRIEYFTPEFEAWEEKYSNI; this is translated from the coding sequence ATGAAAGACGAAATTTTATCACGAATTCAAAAGAAATTTCCTTTAGTTGAGAGACCTTTTAAGGAAATAGCAGATGAACTCAACATGAGTGAAGACGAGGTTCTTAGCATTTTGCAAGAACAGAAAAAAAGTAATATTATCCGTCAAACATCGCCGATATTTGATACTAAAAGACTTGGATATGTATCTTCTTTGGTAGCGTTTAAAATTCCACCCCAAATGATAAGCGATGCCGTAAAAATAATAAATTCACATCCCGGTATTTCACATAATTATGAGAGAAATCATGACTTTAACATCTGGTTTACGGTTGCAGTTTCTCCAAACTCTAAACTTGGGTTAGAAAAAACGGTTGAAATTTTGGCAGAAGCTACGGGTGCAGAGGATTACATTATACTGCCTACGCTTAAACTATTTAAGATAAATGTAAAGCTCAATACAACCGGAAAAGATGAGAAAAAAGAGGAAGTAAAAAGAGTCAAACATACGGACATAGAGCTAACACCGCTTCACCATGCCGTTATTAGATATGCTCAGTACGATATAGATATGGTAGAAGAACCGTTTAAAAAAATTATTGATACGCTGGGTATTGACTATAATACATTTTTTGGGATTTTAAACGAGTTGCAAGAGGCGGGCGTTATGAGAAGATTTGCTTCAATCCTTAATCATAGAAAAGCAGGCTTTAGCGCAAATGCAATGGTTGTATGGGATGTCGATGAAGAAAACGGAGAGTCAATCGGAGAAAAAGCTGCCGCATTTAGTGCCGTTTCTCACTGTTATCTTCGTCCAAAATATCCGAATTGGCAATATAATCTCTTTACGATGGTTCACGGAAAAACAACTGAAGAGACAAATGAGATTATAAAAGAGATGGCGCAAGAGATAGAGGCAAAAAGCTATATGCCGCTTTATAGTTCAAGAGAGTTTAAAAAGGTGCGAATTGAGTACTTTACGCCTGAGTTTGAAGCTTGGGAAGAAAAATATAGCAATATTTAG